One Setaria italica strain Yugu1 chromosome I, Setaria_italica_v2.0, whole genome shotgun sequence DNA window includes the following coding sequences:
- the LOC101784499 gene encoding oxidation resistance protein 1 isoform X1 — translation MGYLPALGSKAAHFVSDLTTVILNPVSERETSHLPEVDEVQENSEDDKDSEHNSDGLDGPDTSSFRAFLISFLSSSSSNNNDSMEIIPEQNVDTSYPTLTPMGKGSKGRSGLISRGKHSIGKIISKAARIGGFKQGTAEPKIDRETVNHTQPVASVSELEESKEVASVSALPTMSEPSILLSELMQSILYASLPVLAQGRNWVLLYSTWRHGISLSTLYRRSMLCPGFSLLVVGDKKGTVFGGLVEAPLQPSSSKKYQGTNNCFVFTNLHDRPVIYRPTGANNYFTVCSADYLALGGGGHFALYLDGDLLTGSSSNSETFNNECLSHSPDFSVKDVELWGFVYPSKYEEMLTLCRTEKPGICRW, via the exons ATGGGGTACCTGCCGGCCCTGGGCAGCAAGGCGGCGCACTTCGTGTCCGACCTCACCACCGTCATCCTCAACCCCGTCTCCGAGCGCGAGACCTCACACCTCCCC GAGGTTGATGAAGTGCAAGAAAATTCAGAGGATGATAAAGATTCTGAGCACAATTCTGACGGCCTTGATGGCCCCGACACATCTTCCTTTAGAGCGTTCTTGATCTCATTTTTGTCGTCATCTAGCTCTAATAATAACGATTCGATGGAGATAATTCCTGAGCAAAATGTGGACACGAGTTATCCAACTTTAACACCCATGGGGAAGGGAAGCAAGGGAAGGTCAGGTCTGATAAGTAGAGGGAAGCATTCCATTGGAAAAATCATTAGCAAGGCGGCTCGGATTGGTGGTTTTAAACAAGGTACTGCAGAGCCTAAAATTGACAGGGAGACAGTAAATCATACTCAACCAGTTGCATCTGTTTCGGAGCTTGAGGAATCAAAGGAAGTTGCTTCTGTCAGTGCTCTGCCAACTATGTCGGAACCATCCATTCTTTTGTCAGAACTGATGCAATCAATTCTCTATGCCTCTCTCCCTGTTCTTGCCCAGGGAAGGAACTGGGTCTTGCTATACAG CACATGGAGGCATGGCATATCTTTATCTACTTTATATAGAAGGAGCATGCTTTGCCCTGGTTTCTCACTTTTG GTAGTGGGGGATAAAAAGGGCACAGTTTTTGGTGGTTTAGTTGAGGCTCCATTGCAGCCATCCAGTTCAAAGAAGTATCAG GGGACCAATAATTGTTTTGTTTTCACTAATTTACACGACCGCCCTGTTATATACCGACCGACTG GTGCAAATAACTATTTCACAGTTTGTTCCGCCGACTATTTGGctctaggaggaggaggtcatTTTGCACTTTATCTAGATGGAGACCT TTTGACTGGTTCAAGTTCTAATTCAGAGACTTTTAACAATGAGTGTTTGTCGCATTCCCCTGACTTCTCAGTGAAAGATGTTGAG CTGTGGGGCTTCGTCTATCCTTCCAAGTACGAGGAGATGCTCACGCTCTGCCGGACTGAGAAACCAGGAATTTGTCGATGGTGA
- the LOC101784499 gene encoding uncharacterized protein LOC101784499 isoform X2 — MGYLPALGSKAAHFVSDLTTVILNPVSERETSHLPEVDEVQENSEDDKDSEHNSDGLDGPDTSSFRAFLISFLSSSSSNNNDSMEIIPEQNVDTSYPTLTPMGKGSKGRSGLISRGKHSIGKIISKAARIGGFKQGTAEPKIDRETVNHTQPVASVSELEESKEVASVSALPTMSEPSILLSELMQSILYASLPVLAQGRNWVLLYSTWRHGISLSTLYRRSMLCPGFSLLVVGDKKGTVFGGLVEAPLQPSSSKKYQGTNNCFVFTNLHDRPVIYRPTAVGLRLSFQVRGDAHALPD, encoded by the exons ATGGGGTACCTGCCGGCCCTGGGCAGCAAGGCGGCGCACTTCGTGTCCGACCTCACCACCGTCATCCTCAACCCCGTCTCCGAGCGCGAGACCTCACACCTCCCC GAGGTTGATGAAGTGCAAGAAAATTCAGAGGATGATAAAGATTCTGAGCACAATTCTGACGGCCTTGATGGCCCCGACACATCTTCCTTTAGAGCGTTCTTGATCTCATTTTTGTCGTCATCTAGCTCTAATAATAACGATTCGATGGAGATAATTCCTGAGCAAAATGTGGACACGAGTTATCCAACTTTAACACCCATGGGGAAGGGAAGCAAGGGAAGGTCAGGTCTGATAAGTAGAGGGAAGCATTCCATTGGAAAAATCATTAGCAAGGCGGCTCGGATTGGTGGTTTTAAACAAGGTACTGCAGAGCCTAAAATTGACAGGGAGACAGTAAATCATACTCAACCAGTTGCATCTGTTTCGGAGCTTGAGGAATCAAAGGAAGTTGCTTCTGTCAGTGCTCTGCCAACTATGTCGGAACCATCCATTCTTTTGTCAGAACTGATGCAATCAATTCTCTATGCCTCTCTCCCTGTTCTTGCCCAGGGAAGGAACTGGGTCTTGCTATACAG CACATGGAGGCATGGCATATCTTTATCTACTTTATATAGAAGGAGCATGCTTTGCCCTGGTTTCTCACTTTTG GTAGTGGGGGATAAAAAGGGCACAGTTTTTGGTGGTTTAGTTGAGGCTCCATTGCAGCCATCCAGTTCAAAGAAGTATCAG GGGACCAATAATTGTTTTGTTTTCACTAATTTACACGACCGCCCTGTTATATACCGACCGACTG CTGTGGGGCTTCGTCTATCCTTCCAAGTACGAGGAGATGCTCACGCTCTGCCGGACTGA
- the LOC101784901 gene encoding DIS3-like exonuclease 2 yields MRATGEHTAAVPIPAPPPPPAAAASAAEEAEKEKRKNRRRPTRRSKQAGAATPVAAPQGTHADAAGPWSVRSMPPMHVGGGARVDAEAEATAAGTSQSCPLLPMPRPAETLAGRAGGGAPGRRYFQPHWPEGTVEEAVKRGYAFVGKFRVNAHNRNEAYCTIDGIPVDILITGLAQNRAVEGDLVAITLDPVVHWTRMKGPNVACNPAIGGDSGVREIGETNGYHSRKKGQADAGCRFENCSNGVPGLDRMHLHHKNSGFSQAVKCENGNATVLESNERDLNGGKSEDARALQRICAMIQTHPGRRPTGKVLSVMKKSPRRDAIVGFLASFPEFPGGEQQKNQMGVRMMNNRAQSVVTGLIHLLPTDPKFPQMVVKVSTLPDSVRQNLREGDAAIEKELVAARLDEWDEESLYPYAHVVRFLGKGGHVKTHMDAILFENAISDAEFSPESLACLPDNCWQIPQKELEARKDLRKVLTFTIDPPTASDLDDAISIEILSGGTVRIGVHIADVSYFVHPETGRTQSAHYTLRRKVSMLPSRLSEELVSLNPGVDRLAFSIIWDIDPHGNIVSRWIGRSIIFSCCKLSYDLVQDLICSEASQSRSAVSSLQVHGIFEQDDVIKSLRSLYEVSKNLKEIRFKGGALSLDTAKLMILFDEDGAPCDSYRYIRNDACFIVEELMLLANMSAAEVISNAFPDCALLRRHPEPNLRKFREFEAFCAKNGFELDASSSGQLHLSLSRIKEKLQDDPVLFDILMFYASKQMQSAEYFCTGDLISKKDDWAHYALSVPLYTHFTSPLRRYTDIIVHRTLNAVIEAEQMYMKQKKSSTGRNGVKASCELMDRCFTGLQFSKDAAVSEEGKRALSAAAEKFKVPSSENLGEVAEHCNERKWAGRRAEEAGRKLYMWALIKNKEIVVCNARVLGLGPRFMSVYVPKLAMERRIYYDEVEGLSVEWLEATGTLVLDACRNKPARGTQMKSRPIEEVAMVVNPSEAMLSEEDEESGATEAGGCTAKSVLLSGDAVKAQAAPAVLPLVIHYLSDIPVVLHATGGEDCAVDIGVRLYMASYFK; encoded by the exons ATGAGGGCCACCGGAGAGCACACAGCTGCGGTGCCCatccccgcaccgccgccgccgcctgcggcaGCGGCTTCCGCGGCCGAGGAAgccgagaaggagaagaggaagaaccgccgccgccccacgcgGCGCTCCAAGcaggcgggcgcggcgacgcCGGTCGCCGCGCCGCAGGGCACGCACGCGGACGCGGCGGGGCCGTGGTCGGTCAGATCGATGCCGCCCATGcacgtgggcggcggcgcccgtgtcgacgccgaggcggaggcgacCGCGGCGGGGACGAGCCAGTCCTGCCCCCTGCTGCCCATGCCGAGGCCCGCGGAGACGCTGGCGGGGAGGGCGGGAGGGGGAGCTCCGGGGAGGCGCTACTTCCAGCCTCACTGGCCTGAGGGGACCGTGGAGGAGGCCGTCAAG AGAGGGTATGCGTTCGTGGGGAAGTTCCGGGTGAATGCGCACAACAGAAATGAG GCGTACTGCACAATTGATGGCATCCCGGTGGATATTCTCATTACAGGGTTGGCGCAAAACCGAGCG GTTGAAGGTGATCTTGTTGCTATCACACTGGATCCTGTTGTTCACTGGACTAGAATGAAAGGACCGAACGTTGCATGCAACCCTGCGATAGGAGGAGATTCTGGGGTCCGTGAGATTGGTGAAACAAATGGGTATCATAGTCGGAAGAAAGGACAAGCAGATGCCGGCTGCAGGTTTGAAAATTGCAGTAATGGCGTACCTGGTTTGGACAGGATGCATCTCCATCACAAGAACAGTGGTTTTAGTCAAGCTGTTAAGTGTGAAAATGGGAATGCTACTGTCCTTGAAAGTAACGAGAGAGACTTGAATGGTGGAAAGAGTGAGGATGCAAGAGCATTACAAAGGATCTGCGCCATGATACAAACTCACCCAGGTAGACGTCCTACCGGGAAAGTATTATCAGTCATGAAGAAGTCCCCACGCCGTGACGCCATTGTAGGTTTCCTTGCTTCTTTTCCAGAGTTCCCTGGTGGAGAGCAGCAGAAAAATCAGATGGGTGTAAGGATGATGAACAACAGAGCACAATCGGTTGTTACAGGCTTGATTCATCTCTTGCCTACTGACCCCAAATTCCCCCAGATGGTTGTTAAAGTTAGCACTTTGCCGGATAGTGTCCGGCAGAACCTAAGAGAAGGTGATGCAGCTATAGAGAAGGAACTGGTTGCTGCACGACTGGATGAATGGGATGAGGAAAGTCTCTATCCCTATGCACATGTTGTACGGTTCTTGGGGAAGGGTGGACATGTTAAAACACACATGGATGCTATATTATTTGAGAATGCTATATCTGATGCTGAGTTTTCCCCTGAGTCGTTGGCATGCCTTCCTGACAATTGTTGGCAGATTCCTCAGAAAGAACTTGAAGCAAGAAAAGATTTGAGGAAGGTCTTGACTTTTACAATAGACCCTCCTACTGCATCGGATCTTGATGATGCTATATCAATTGAGATACTATCAGGAGGAACTGTCCGTATTGGGGTTCACATTGCAGATGTTTCTTACTTTGTCCATCCAGAGACTGGC CGTACGCAAAGTGCACATTACACCTTAAGACGCAAAGTATCAATGTTGCCTTCAAGACTTTCAGAAGAACTGGTTTCGCTTAATCCAGGTGTAGACAGGCTGGCCTTTTCAATTATTTGGGATATCGATCCTCATGGGAACATAGTTAGTCGTTGGATTGGTCGAAGCATCATCTTTTCATGCTGCAAGTTGTCATATGACCTTGTGCAGGATTTGATTTGTAGTGAAGCCAGTCAGTCTAGATCTGCTGTTTCTTCTCTTCAAGTGCATGGTATATTTGAGCAAGATGATGTTATCAAGTCCCTTAGAAGCCTTTATGAGGTCTCAAAAAATCTGAAGGAAATTAGATTCAAGGGTGGAGCTCTTTCTCTTGACACTGCAAAGCTTATGATCTTGTTTGATGAAGATGGTGCTCCATGTGATAGCTATCGCTATATTAGGAATGATGCATGCTTCATTGTTGAGGAGCTAATGTTGTTGGCGAATATGTCAGCTGCTGAAGTTATATCTAATGCTTTCCCTGATTGTGCCTTACTTCGTAGGCATCCTGAACCTAATTTGCGGAAGTTCAGAGAGTTTGAGGCATTTTGTGCTAAGAATGGTTTTGAATTGGATGCTTCATCATCTGGTCAACTTCACCTTTCACTTTCTAGGATAAAGGAAAAGTTGCAAGATGATCCTGTTCTCTTTGATATTCTCATGTTTTATGCTTCAAAGCAAATGCAGTCAGCAGAATACTTTTGCACAGGGGACCTGATAAGCAAGAAAGATGATTGGGCACATTATGCTCTGTCTGTCCCTTTGTATACACACTTCACTTCACCACTTCGAAGATATACTGATATAATTGTTCACAGGACTCTGAATGCAGTTATTGAGGCTGAACAAATGTATATGAAGCAAAAGAAATCTTCCACAGGCCGGAATGGAGTGAAAGCATCCTGTGAATTGATGGATAGATGTTTTACAGGCCTCCAATTTAGCAAGGATGCTGCTGTATCTGAAGAAGGGAAAAGAGCACTTTCTGCTGCAGCTGAGAAATTTAAGGTTCCTTCATCTGAAAATCTCGGGGAGGTTGCTGAACACTGTAATGAAAGAAAGTGGGCTGGTCGTCGTGCAGAAGAAGCTGGACGGAAGCTCTATATGTGGGCTCTGATAAAGAACAAAGAG ATTGTGGTCTGCAATGCTAGAGTTCTGGGGCTCGGACCAAGATTCATGTCAGTTTATGTACCCAAGCTTGCG ATGGAACGAAGGATATATTATGATGAAGTTGAGGGCCTATCTGTTGAGTGGTTGGAAGCCACTGGAACGTTAGTGCTTGATGCATGCAGAAACAAGCCTGCTCGGGGAACTCAGATGAAGAGCAGGCCAATTGAGGAAGTCGCAATGGTGGTGAACCCTTCAGAAGCGATGTTGTCTGAAGAAGATGAGGAATCAGGAGCAACAGAAGCTGGCGGCTGCACTGCCAAGTCTGTTTTGTTGAGTGGCGACGCAGTGAAAGCTCAGGCTGCTCCAGCTGTTCTGCCCCTGGTGATACATTACCTGAGCGACATCCCTGTGGTTCTTCATGCAACTGGTGGTGAGGATTGTGCGGTGGACATTGGAGTAAGACTGTACATGGCGTCATACTTCAAGTGA